Proteins from one Gasterosteus aculeatus chromosome 11, fGasAcu3.hap1.1, whole genome shotgun sequence genomic window:
- the uqcrc2a gene encoding ubiquinol-cytochrome c reductase core protein 2a, whose amino-acid sequence MRGIRSLNNLPKRCYAAARRSQALSEPLAGRASSSPAPLPPQDVQVSKLPSGLVIASLENNSPLSSVGVFVKAASRYETVENQGVSHVLRLAANLTTKGASAFKICRGVEALGGSLSVTSSRETTVYTADVLRDHLDSLFEFLVNVTAAQDFRPWEVDDLTSRVKIDKALAEQSPQIGVIEKLHEAAYKNALSNSLYCPDYMVGRVSSTQLQAFVEDHFTTGRMALVGLGVKHSVLRQMGEGLLSVRRGAGAPVVKAVYRGGELRVQNNDDLVHSLITSEGGVAGSAEANAFSVLQRILGAGPHVKRGSNVTSKLSQGIAKATTQPFDATAFNASYSDSGLFGVYTIAQADSAGEVIKAAVDQVRGVAEGNVSEADIARAKNHVKFDYLMSIESSEGLLEEIGAQALATAAYQLPDAVLQAIDAVTHDDVVKAANSFVNGKKTMAARGHLLNTPFVDEV is encoded by the exons ATGAGAGGAATCCGGTCTCTTAACAATCTCCCG AAACGTTGCTATGCCGCTGCCAGGAGGAGCCAAGCGTTGTCCGAACCCCTGGCGGGCCGCGCCTCATCCTCGCCCgcgcctctccccccccaggaTGTGCAG GTGTCCAAGCTTCCGAGCGGTCTGGTGATCGCGTCGCTGGAGAACAACTCCCCGCTGTCCAGCGTCGGGGTGTTCGTGAAAGCCGCCAGTCGGTACGAGACTGTGGAAAACCAGGGCGTCTCCCACGTGCTGCGCCTGGCTGCAAACCTG aCTACAAAGGGTGCGTCGGCCTTCAAGATATGTCGCGGTGTAGAAGCACTTGGGGGCAGCCTGAG TGTGACGTCGTCAAGGGAGACCACGGTCTACACTGCAGACGTTTTGAGAGATCACCT agatTCGTTATTTGAGTTTTTGGTCAACGTGACCGCAGCTCAGGACTTCCGTCCATGGGAGGTGGACGATCTGACGTCCAGGGTGAAGATCGACAAGGCTCTGGCTGAGCAGAGTCCTCAGATAG GTGTAATCGAGAAGCTGCATGAAGCGGCGTACAAAAACGCCCTGTCCAACTCTCTGTACTGCCCGGACTACATGGTCGGTCGCGTCTCCTCCACACAG CTGCAGGCCTTCGTTGAGGATCATTTCACCACTGGCAGAATGGCTCTCGTAGGACTTg GTGTGAAGCACTCCGTCCTGAGGCAGATGGGGGAGGGGCTCCTCAGTGTGCGCCGGGGGGCTGGAGCGCCTGTGGTGAAGGCCGTGTACCGCGGAG GTGAGCTGCGAGTGCAGAACAACGATGACCTGGTGCACTCACTGATTACCAGTGAGGGGGGTGTGGCGGGCAGCGCCGAGGCGAACGCCTTCAGCGTGCTGCAAAGGATCCTGGGAGCTGGGCCACATGTAAAGAGGGGCTCCAATGTCACCAGCAAACTGAGCCAGGGTATCGCCAAAGCTACCACACAGCCCTTTGAC GCCACAGCCTTCAACGCCTCGTACTCTGACTCCGGCTTGTTCGGCGTCTACACCATCGCACAAGCTGACTCTGCAGGAGAG GTGATCAAAGCTGCCGTCGATCAGGTGAGAGGCGTGGCTGAGGGAAATGTGTCTGAGGCCGACATCGCCAGAGCAAA GAACCACGTGAAATTTGACTACCTGATGTCAATAGAGAGCTCTGAAGGTCTGTTGGAAGAGATTGGAGCTCAGGCTCTGGCCACCGCGGCGTATCAGCTGCCGGATGCTGTTCTCCAGGCTATAGATGCTGTCACCCATGacgatgtagtcaag GCTGCAAATTCATTTGTGAATGGCAAGAAGACCATGGCCGCTAGAGGACACCTGCTGAATACACCGTTTGTGGATGAAGTATGA